One genomic segment of Centropristis striata isolate RG_2023a ecotype Rhode Island chromosome 11, C.striata_1.0, whole genome shotgun sequence includes these proteins:
- the LOC131980472 gene encoding cell surface A33 antigen-like, translated as MKVLAMERRISTLILLCMVMSGVAALNVVIPQKTYEHLSGDNITLPCTFTTKQGSPPRLAIISWTSQGTEAGAKETLILVYYSTGPVIDIKRMYKGRVDLDVDLATGKANLKLSQITQQDNKLYECRVQIPMDDEGKTADTTRLVVLDAPSEPICELQGTAEYGQDIKLTCRSEEGFPPPVYMWQSKDVWNRPRVPAPGTTDKGGILSLYNISKETSGYYICISRNKIRSASCSIALTVRPPSMNIGSTGVIVGAIGGAIGWVLNALGDGA; from the exons ATGAAAGTGTTGGCAATGGAGAGGAGGATTTCTACATTGATTCTGCTGTGTATGG TGATGTCAGGTGTTGCTGCCCTCAACGTGGTCATCCCGCAGAAGACATATGAACATCTCAGCGGTGACAACATCACACTGCCCTGCACCTTTACCACCAAACAGGGCTCGCCCCCCAGGTTAGCCATCATCTCATGGACTAGTCAAGGTACAGAAGCTGGCGCTAAAGAG ACTTTGATCCTCGTGTATTATTCCACTGGTCCTGTTATTGACATCAAAAGGATGTATAAAGGAAGAGTGGACCTGGATGTAGATCTTGCCACGGGAAAAGCCAACCTGAAACTGTCCCAGATCACACAGCAAGACAACAAGCTTTATGAGTGTCGTGTTCAGATCCCTATGGACGATGAGGGCAAGACAGCCGACACTACCCGCCTGGTGGTTCTGG ATGCTCCATCCGAGCCCATCTGTGAGCTCCAGGGAACGGCAGAGTATGGCCAGGACATCAAGCTGACCTGCAGGTCTGAGGAAGGTTTCCCACCACCCGTTTATATGTGGCAGAGTAAAGATGTGTGGAACAGGCCTCGTGTACCAGCACCCGGCACCACCGACA AAGGAGGCATCTTGTCTCTCTACAACATCTCCAAAGAGACATCAGGATATTACATCTGCATCTCAAGGAACAAGATCCGCTCTGCTTCCTGCAGCATCGCCCTCACAGTCAGACCAC CTTCCATGAACATTGGCTCCACTGGAGTCATTGTTGGAGCGATTGGTGGGGCCATCGGCTGGGTCCTCAACGCTCTGGGCGATGGGGCgtag
- the LOC131980448 gene encoding 1-phosphatidylinositol 4,5-bisphosphate phosphodiesterase delta-1-like, translating into MSCLGTEPALSKSEELRRAASRQKVIRMNAKLLGMEGDPDLQFLLQGGDLLKVRSQSWKKTRYFRLMEDCKTMWRESKKTFKTSQTFSLYDISSVRTGRQSEGLKKHTEEQVEGRCFSIMFKGRRKNLDLIASSEEEAKQWVTSLQKTLSNINNLNSQQKKEHWIMSCLRKADKNKDDKLSESELKNFLRLINIEVDDDYAEMLFKKCDTSKSGYLAGEEIQHFYDLLTHRDEIDVIYGEYAKSTGFMSPQNLVDFLMKEQREKASLTDAHNIIQKFEPDESAKEKKLLSKDGFLMYMHNPEALILDPDHREVYQDMSRPLNHYFISSSHNTYLMEDQLKGPSSTEAYVRALLKGCRCVELDCWDGSDDEPEIYHGYTLTSRILFKDVIKAIKEYAFKASDYPVILSLENHCSKEQQRVMAHHMSSILGSALVDTPLEDDLAAGFPSPEDLKGKFLIKGKKLEARFTPEETEDDDEDVTEEEESNDEDEDEQMEEEKRKKKKKLKLAKELSDMVVYCKSVHFHGFEDARQNQKFYEMSSFKEGKAMKLAEESANAYVHHNVEKLSRIYPAGSRTNSSNYSPVPLWNAGCQIVALNFQTTCSEMDVNQGRFLVNGKSGYVLKPAYMRDAATEFDPITLTRGAWLQHKTLHVMVISAQQLPKVNKKKSSIVDPLVKVEVYGVPDDVAEKETRPIDNNGFNPEWNENFQFDVFVPELALVRFTVEDHDSTSGNEFVGQYTLPLNSIKMGYRHVPLLNKNGDVLPSAGLFVHVMVVDAE; encoded by the exons ATGAGCTGCCTGGGAACCGAACCCGCGCTCAGCAAGTCTGAGGAGCTGCGGCGCGCCGCCAGCAGGCAGAAGGTGATCCGGATGAACGCGAAGCTCCTAG gtaTGGAGGGCGACCCGGACCTCCAGTTCCTCCTGCAGGGAGGAGACCTCCTGAAGGTGCGCTCCCAGTCCTGGAAGAAGACCCGCTACTTCAGACTGATGGAGGACTGTAAGACCATGTGGAGGGAATCAAAGAAAACCTTCAAGACCAGCCAGACCT TTTCCCTCTACGACATCTCATCGGTTCGTACGGGTCGCCAGTCAGAGGGCCTGAAGAAACACACGGAGGAGCAGGTGGAGGGACGCTGCTTCTCCATCATGTTCAAGGGCCGCCGCAAGAACCTGGACCTGATCGCCAGCTCAGAGGAGGAGGCCAAGCAGTGGGTCACCAGCCTGCAGAAGACCCTCTCCAACATCAACAACCTCAACTCCCAGCAGAAGAAGGAGCA TTGGATCATGAGCTGCCTGAGGAAAGCAGATAAGAACAAAGATGATAAGCTGAGTGAGTCCGAGCTCAAGAACTTCCTGCGTCTGATCAACATCGAGGTGGACGACGACTACGCAGAGATGCTCTTCAAG AAATGTGACACATCCAAGTCTGGGTACCTGGCTGGAGAGGAGATCCAACACTTCTATGACCTGTTGACCCACCGGGATGAAATCGACGTGATCTACGGCGAGTACGCTAAATCTACAGGCTTCATGAGTCCTCAGAACCTGGTGGACTTCCTGAtgaaggagcagagagagaaagcatcACTGACTGACGCACACAACATCATCCAGAAGTTTGAACCAGATGAAAGTG CCAAAGAGAAGAAGCTGCTGTCCAAAGATGGCTTCCTCATGTACATGCACAACCCCGAGGCGTTGATCCTGGACCCGGACCACCGGGAGGTGTACCAGGACATGAGCCGGCCCCTCAACCActacttcatctcctcctcacaCAACACCTACCTCATGGAGGACCAGCTGAAGGGGCCCAGCAGCACTGAGGCTTATGTCAG GGCTCTGCTGAAGGGCTGCCGCTGCGTGGAGCTGGACTGTTGGGACGGATCAGACGACGAGCCGGAGATCTACCACGGCTACACGCTCACCTCCAGGATCCTCTTCAAAGACGTCATCAAAGCCATCAAGGAGTACGCCTTCAAG gCCTCCGACTACCCGGTTATCCTCTCCCTGGAGAACCACTGCAGCAAGGAGCAGCAGAGAGTCATGGCCCACCACATGAGCTCCATCCTGGGCAGCGCCCTGGTCGACACGCCCCTGGAGGACGACCTGGCCGCAGGCTTCCCGTCTCCGGAG GATCTGAAGGGGAAGTTCCTGATCAAAGGGAAGAAACTGGAGGCTCGCTTTACTCCCGAGGAGACTGAAGACGATGACGAGGACGTGACGGAGGAGGAAGAGTCAAatgatgaggatgaggatgagcagatggaggaagagaaaagaaag aagaagaagaagctgaaacTAGCAAAGGAGCTGTCCGACATGGTGGTCTACTGTAAGAGCGTCCACTTCCACGGCTTCGAGGACGCCAGACAGAACCAGAAGTTCTACGAGATGTCCTCCTTCAAGGAGGGAAAGGCCATGAAGCTGGCAGAGGAGTCAG CTAACGCCTACGTCCATCATAACGTGGAGAAGCTGAGCCGCATCTATCCAGCAGGGTCCAGGACCAACTCCTCCAACTACAGCCCAGTGCCTCTGTGGAACGCTGGCTGCCAGATcg tGGCCTTAAACTTCCAGACAACCTGCTCAGAGATGGACGTTAACCAGGGCAGATTCCTGGTTAACGGAAAGAGCGGCTACGTCCTGAAACCGGCCTACATGAGGGACGCAGCCACGGAGTTTGACCCCATCACCCTGACCCGAGGAGCCTGGCTGCAGCACAAGACGCTCCATGTGATG GTCATATCGGCTCAGCAGCTTCCCAAAGTGAACAAGAAGAAATCCTCCATTGTGGACCCGCTGGTTAAAGTGGAGGTGTACGGAGTGCCGGATGATGTTGCTGAGAAAGAGACCAGACCTATTGATAACAACG GTTTTAACCCAGAATGGAATGAAAACTTCcagtttgatgtgtttgtgccGGAGCTGGCGTTGGTTCGCTTCACCGTTGAAGACCACGACTCGACGTCTGGGAACGAGTTTGTTGGGCAATACACACTTCCACTCAACAGCATAAAAATGG GATATAGACACGTCCCTCTGCTCAACAAGAACGGGGACGTCCTCCCCTCAGCTGGACTCTTTGTGCACGTCATGGTCGTCGACGCTGAGTAA